One Colius striatus isolate bColStr4 chromosome 10, bColStr4.1.hap1, whole genome shotgun sequence genomic region harbors:
- the FAM78B gene encoding protein FAM78B gives MGCLQSVACKARVRREQIVVSDVSATIEPAATAIEESSPVVLRYRTPYFRASARVLMPPIARRHTWVVGWIQACNHMEFYNTYSDLGVSSWELPDLREGRVKAISDSDGVSYPWYGNTTETVTLVGPTNKISRFSVSMNDNFYPSVTWAVPVSNSNVPLLTRIKRDQSFTTWLVAMNTTTKEKIILQTIKWRMRVDIEVDPMQLLGQRARLVGRTQQEQPRILSRMEPIPPNALVKPNANDAQVLMWRPKRGQPIVVIPPK, from the exons ATGGGGTGCCTGCAGAGCGTGGCCTGCAAGGCGCGGGTGCGGCGGGAGCAGATCGTGGTGTCGGACGTGTCGGCCACCATCGAACCGGCGGCCACTGCCATCGAGGAGAGCTCGCCGGTGGTGCTGCGGTACCGCACGCCCTACTTCCGCGCCTCGGCCCGTGTCCTCATGCCGCCCATCGCCCGGCGCCACACCTGGGTGGTGGGCTGGATCCAGGCCTGCAACCACATGGAGTTCTACAACACCTACAGCGACCTGGGCGT GTcaagctgggagctgcctgacCTGCGAGAAGGAAGAGTAAAAGCCATCAGTGACTCGGATGGTGTGAGCTACCCCTGGTATGGGAACACCACAGAAACCGTGACCCTGGTTGGACCCACTAACAAGATCTCCAGGTTCTCGGTGAGCATGAATGACAATTTCTACCCCAGCGTGACGTGGGCTGTCCCCGTAAGCAACAGCAACGTGCCCCTGCTGACTAGGATTAAAAGGGACCAGAGCTTTACCACGTGGCTGGTGGCCATGAACACCACCACCAAGGAAAAGATCATCTTGCAGACTATAAAGTGGAGGATGCGAGTGGATATTGAGGTGGATCCcatgcagctgctggggcaaCGGGCACGGTTGGTGGGAAGGactcagcaggagcagccccggatcctcagcaggatggagccCATCCCACCCAACGCACTAGTGAAACCCAATGCCAACGATGCCCAAGTCCTCATGTGGAGGCCGAAGCGAGGTCAGCCTATAGTTGTGATACCTCCCAAATAG
- the PLPP6 gene encoding polyisoprenoid diphosphate/phosphate phosphohydrolase PLPP6, with protein MPSPRSSRERRAGSGGSGRLEFLSLVSQRSPGAPDSPSRRKESGSSATPPLPEEDCMKLNPSFLGIALSSLLAIDLWASKRLGICAREGSAWGSARPLMKVIEVSGHGVPWLLGTFYGLCQSDSSAAREVLLNLLFALLLDLVLVAAVKGLVRRRRPTHNKMDMFFTVSVDKYSFPSGHATRAALVCRFVLRHLVLAVPLRILVVLWALIVSLSRVMLGRHNMTDVLCGLVLGYALYGVVECCWLSPLSAPALFALWGH; from the exons ATGCCGAGCCCCCGGAGCAGCCGCGAGCGCCGCgccggcagcggcggcagcggccgcCTGGAGTTCCTGTCCCTGGTCAGCCAGCGCAGCCCCGGCGCCCCGGACAGCCCGTCACGCCGCAAGGAGTCGGGCAGCTCCGCCACGCCGCCGCTGCCCGAGGAGGACTGCATGAAGCTGAACCCTTCCTTCCTGGGCATcgccctcagctccctgctcgcCATCGACCTCTGGGCCTCCAAGCGCCTGGGCATCTGCGCCAGAGAGGGCTCGGCTTGGGGCAGCGCGCGGCCCCTCATGAAGGTCATCGAGGTTTCTGGGCACGGCGTCCCTTGGCTGCTCGGCACCTTCTACGGGCTCTGCCAGAGCGACAGCTCAGCAGCCAGAGAAGTGCTGCTCAACCTGCTCTTCG CgttgctgctggacctggtgctggtggcagcggtgaaggggctggtgaggcggcggcggcccacCCACAACAAGATGGACATGTTCTTCACCGTCTCGGTGGACAAGTACTCCTTCCCATCCGGCCACGCCACCAGGGCCGCCCTGGTCTGCCGCTTCGTCCTGCGGCACCTGGTGCTCGCCGTGCCGCTGCGCATCCTCGTGGTGCTCTGGGCCCTCATTGTCAGCCTCTCCCGGGTGATGCTGGGCAGGCACAACATGACGGATGTGCTGTGTGGCTTGGTGCTGGGCTACGCGCTGTACGGCGTGGtggagtgctgctggctgtccCCGCTCAGTGCGCCCGCCCTCTTTGCACTCTGGGGGCATTGA